A window from Carassius gibelio isolate Cgi1373 ecotype wild population from Czech Republic chromosome B3, carGib1.2-hapl.c, whole genome shotgun sequence encodes these proteins:
- the LOC127953142 gene encoding cytochrome b-c1 complex subunit 2, mitochondrial-like, with product MTGFRGFSLLSRRSYAAARRSEALTEPLVTRKPAAAPALAPQDVQVSKLPSGLLVASLENYSPVSKIGVFVKAGSRYETPENLGVTHILRLASNLTTKGASAFKICRGLEAVGASLSVTSSREHMVYSLDCLRDDFDGVVEYLVNVTTAPDFRPWELSDLSQRVRIDKAVADQSPQIGVLEKLHEAAYKNALSNSLYCPDHMLGKISVDHLQQFFASNYTSARMALVGLGVSHAALRQVGERFFSTHTGTGAAGAKAVYRGGELRVQSGGGLVHALLACEGAAAGSAEANAFSLLQRILGTGPHVKRGSSITSKLSQGIAKATAQPFDATAFSAPYSDSGLFGVYVISQADSAHEVINAAMAQVTAVAEGRLTADDLTRAKTQLKSDYLMSLESPEGLLEELGVQVLSSGVYSSPQTVAHNIDSVTSADLVKAAKKFVESKKTMSCCGHLANTPFVDEL from the exons ATGACGGGGTTCAGAGGTTTCAGTCTTCTCTCC AGGCGAAGTTACGCCGCCGCCAGGAGGAGCGAGGCATTGACTGAACCTCTGGTCACCCGAAAACCTGCAGCGGCACCAGCCCTCGCTCCCCAGGACGTCCAG GTGTCCAAGCTTCCCAGCGGTCTTCTCGTCGCCTCTCTGGAGAACTACTCCCCCGTCTCTAAAATCGGTGTGTTTGTGAAAGCCGGCAGCCGCTACGAGACGCCGGAAAACCTGGGCGTCACGCACATCCTGCGATTAGCGAGCAATCTG ACCACTAAAGGAGCGTCAGCGTTCAAGATCTGTCGGGGTCTGGAGGCAGTGGGCGCCAGTTTGAG TGTGACGTCATCGAGGGAACACATGGTCTATTCCCTGGACTGTCTGAGGGATGATTT TGACGGTGTCGTAGAGTACCTGGTCAATGTGACCACGGCTCCGGACTTCAGACCCTGGGAGCTGTCTGACCTCTCGCAGAGGGTCAGGATAGACAAGGCCGTGGCCGACCAGAGCCCACAGATAG GTGTTCTGGAGAAGCTGCATGAAGCTGCTTATAAGAACGCTTTATCCAACTCTCTGTACTGTCCCGACCACATGCTGGGGAAGATCAGTGTGGATCAT CTGCAACAGTTCTTTGCCAGTAATTACACCAGTGCAAGAATGGCCCTGGTTGGATTAG GCGTCAGTCATGCTGCTCTGAGGCAGGTGGGCGAGCGGTTCTTCAGCACACACACTGGGACAGGTGCAGCAGGGGCTAAAGCCGTTTACCGCGGTG GTGAGCTGCGTGTGCAGAGCGGTGGAGGTCTGGTGCATGCTCTGCTGGCGTGTGAAGGAGCCGCGGCGGGCTCCGCGGAGGCCAATGCCTTCAGCCTGCTGCAGAGGATTCTGGGTACAGGACCACATGTCAAGAGAGGATCCAGCATCACCAGCAAACTCAGCCAGGGCATCGCCAAAGCCACCGCTCAGCCGTTCGAT GCCACGGCTTTCAGTGCGCCCTACTCGGACTCCGGCCTCTTCGGAGTCTATGTCATCTCACAAGCGGACTCGGCCCACGAG GTGATCAACGCAGCCATGGCCCAGGTGACGGCTGTAGCTGAAGGAAGACTTACTGCAGACGACCTGACCAGAGCCAA GACCCAGCTGAAGAGCGATTATCTGATGTCTTTGGAGAGTCCGGAGGGTCTTCTGGAGGAGCTGGGAGTTCAGGTTCTGAGCAGCGGCGTCTACAGCTCGCCTCAGACTGTGGCGCACAACATCGACTCGGTGACCTCCGCTGACCTGGTCAAA
- the LOC127953172 gene encoding NHP2-like protein 1 — protein MTESDVNPKAYPLADATLSKTILDLVQQAANYKQLRKGANEATKTLNRGIAEFIVMAADAEPLEIILHLPLLCEDKNVPYVFVRSKQALGRACGVSRPVIATSVTIKEGSQLKPQIQSVQMAIERLLV, from the exons ATG actgAATCAGACGTGAATCCTAAAGCGTATCCTCTGGCAGACGCCACTCTCTCCAAAACCATCCTGGACCTGGTTCAGCAAGCGGCCAATTACAAACAACTGAGAAAAGGGGCCAATGAAG CCACTAAAACCCTGAACCGTGGCATCGCGGAGTTCATCGTGATGGCTGCCGATGCCGAACCTCTGGAGATCATCCTTCATCTGCCTCTGCTGTGTGAGGACAAGAACGTCCCGTACGTGTTTGTGCGCTCCAAGCAGGCGTTGGGGCGCGCGTGCGGGGTGTCCCGTCCCGTCATCGCCACCTCCGTCACCATCAAAGAAGGCTCTCAGCTCAAGCCTCAGATTCAGTCGGTGCAGATGGCCATCGAGAGACTGCTGGTCTGA